One genomic segment of Alkalimarinus alittae includes these proteins:
- a CDS encoding DUF1439 domain-containing protein yields the protein MAMLSTVIQPINFLRSTVLILLGAMVLSGCNEKQPEQLFLKESEIQAGLDQQLPVNGIVNVQIHIPDEVASLSGFFAERVVSDPIVEAKVELNSADVALINGETDKAGRINLIAKPVIRTTILGFDIAESLSIELTGHLIAREESLYFEPTALNETGSFFFNNFVPKEYRSQFIENLNDWFVAYFSAYPVYTLTPNDRFSPSDIKNATLTIEDDLVRFH from the coding sequence ATGGCTATGTTGTCTACTGTGATTCAACCTATTAATTTTTTGAGAAGTACCGTGCTTATCTTATTAGGGGCTATGGTGCTTTCGGGGTGCAATGAGAAGCAGCCTGAACAGCTATTCTTGAAAGAGAGTGAGATTCAAGCGGGTCTTGACCAGCAGTTGCCGGTTAATGGTATTGTGAATGTTCAAATTCACATCCCTGATGAAGTTGCGAGCCTGAGTGGTTTTTTTGCTGAGCGAGTAGTGTCTGACCCGATTGTTGAAGCGAAAGTTGAACTTAATAGTGCAGACGTAGCATTAATAAACGGTGAAACCGACAAGGCTGGACGTATAAACCTTATAGCAAAGCCTGTCATTAGAACGACTATACTCGGTTTCGATATAGCGGAGTCTTTGAGTATTGAGCTAACGGGGCACTTAATCGCCCGCGAAGAGAGCCTTTATTTCGAGCCCACTGCATTGAACGAAACCGGCTCATTCTTTTTTAATAATTTTGTGCCAAAAGAATATCGCAGCCAATTCATCGAAAACTTAAATGACTGGTTTGTGGCTTACTTTAGTGCTTATCCCGTATATACATTGACTCCGAATGATCGGTTTTCACCTAGTGACATCAAGAACGCCACACTGACTATTGAAGATGACCTAGTACGATTTCATTAA
- the asnS gene encoding asparagine--tRNA ligase — translation MAIHSINQLLLGSVAAGSEVTIRGWIRSRRDSKAGISFLHVHDGTCFNPLQAVVPSELDNYEEEVLKLCAGCSVIITGTLVESEGKGQAYEIQATGVDVVGWVDDPETYPVAKKRHTFEYLRTVAHLRPRTNAIGAITRVRTCLSSAIHRYFHEREFNWINTPILTSSDCEGAGEMFRVSTLDMVNPPKTDAGAIDYAKDFFGQETFLTVSGQLNVESYCLAMSKVYTFGPTFRAENSHTSRHLAEFWMVEPEIAFANLKDDADLAEDFLKYLFKAVLNERADDMAFFAERINKDAINRLQNVVENQFVRMDYTEAVAILQKCGKTFEYPVEWGIDLQSEHERYLAEEHVGAPVIIMNYPKDIKAFYMRLNDDNKTVAAMDVLAPGIGEIIGGSQREDRLDVMDARIDATFKGPAESHKEALWWYRDLRRYGSVPHAGFGLGFERLLSYVTGMENVRDVIPFPRTPGNAPF, via the coding sequence ATGGCGATTCATTCAATCAATCAACTTTTACTGGGTAGCGTTGCTGCAGGTAGCGAAGTGACTATCAGAGGGTGGATTAGGTCCCGTCGAGATTCGAAAGCAGGTATTTCGTTTCTCCATGTTCATGACGGCACTTGTTTTAATCCATTGCAGGCGGTAGTGCCAAGCGAGCTTGATAACTACGAAGAAGAAGTATTAAAACTCTGTGCGGGTTGCTCAGTGATCATCACTGGAACCTTAGTGGAATCTGAAGGCAAAGGGCAGGCATACGAAATTCAGGCCACAGGTGTTGATGTGGTGGGGTGGGTCGATGACCCTGAAACGTATCCTGTAGCTAAAAAAAGGCATACCTTTGAATACCTTAGAACAGTTGCTCACTTGCGCCCAAGGACGAATGCTATTGGTGCTATTACTCGCGTAAGAACCTGCCTCTCAAGCGCAATACATCGCTATTTTCATGAGCGTGAATTTAACTGGATTAACACCCCTATTTTGACGTCGAGTGACTGTGAAGGCGCAGGCGAAATGTTTAGGGTCAGTACGCTGGATATGGTAAACCCACCGAAAACAGACGCGGGCGCGATTGATTACGCTAAAGACTTTTTCGGACAAGAAACCTTTTTGACGGTGTCTGGGCAGCTTAACGTTGAATCTTACTGCCTAGCCATGTCTAAGGTTTATACCTTTGGCCCAACATTCCGAGCTGAAAATTCCCATACCAGTCGCCATTTGGCTGAATTTTGGATGGTTGAACCTGAAATAGCGTTTGCTAATCTTAAAGATGATGCAGATTTGGCTGAGGATTTCCTCAAATACCTATTTAAAGCGGTGCTGAATGAACGTGCTGACGACATGGCATTTTTTGCTGAGCGCATTAACAAAGACGCTATTAATCGCTTGCAGAACGTTGTTGAAAATCAGTTTGTGCGTATGGACTACACCGAAGCGGTCGCTATATTGCAAAAATGCGGAAAGACGTTCGAATATCCGGTTGAGTGGGGTATTGATTTGCAGTCAGAGCACGAGCGTTACCTAGCCGAAGAGCATGTCGGCGCGCCGGTTATTATTATGAATTATCCTAAGGATATTAAGGCATTTTATATGCGACTTAATGACGATAATAAAACGGTGGCCGCTATGGATGTATTGGCACCGGGTATCGGCGAGATTATTGGTGGTAGCCAGCGGGAAGATCGGTTAGATGTTATGGATGCCCGTATAGATGCAACGTTTAAAGGCCCCGCCGAATCTCACAAAGAGGCTTTATGGTGGTACCGTGATTTGCGACGGTATGGCTCGGTTCCGCATGCAGGCTTTGGTCTGGGCTTTGAGCGACTGCTAAGTTATGTGACGGGTATGGAAAATGTTCGCGATGTAATTCCATTTCCAAGAACACCTGGAAATGCACCTTTTTGA
- a CDS encoding DUF2156 domain-containing protein, protein MHNQSVASAPTIKKYSNSSHIAAASQSPAAINLDLRYADRPVDGFFTHSERVAYLKRHGSHALSFCSMQPDMRYFDMPGIGYISYMKNFNGKPFTLGDPVCSSEHMPLIINKFLEQHSNAVFCQVSKPVMQHLHNEHKYYGTQMGSQSTVDLENWNLKGKKKQVIRTAVNQAIKSGVEVHESRCEDHTREISEKWLKTRKIKGQEIRFLIRPMNMTYTEGVRYFYAYVDGNPVGFVFFDPIYENNQVISYVPNISRSNVEFNQGLFYTIMSHAMEIFQAEGIKQLDLGFIPASMAKDDEAQESWWIKKALRLCYEHGGFMYNFKGIEFTKSRFRGQVDRTYICHKRAVPVFDFVGMFNILNVF, encoded by the coding sequence ATGCATAATCAATCTGTTGCTTCAGCGCCAACAATAAAAAAATATTCAAATTCCAGCCACATTGCAGCGGCATCGCAAAGCCCTGCGGCCATTAACTTAGACCTTAGGTACGCTGACCGTCCCGTTGACGGATTTTTTACTCATTCAGAGCGAGTTGCGTATCTAAAACGCCACGGCAGCCACGCGCTTTCTTTCTGCTCTATGCAGCCAGATATGCGCTACTTTGATATGCCTGGTATTGGTTATATTAGCTATATGAAGAACTTTAATGGCAAACCCTTTACGCTGGGCGACCCTGTTTGTTCATCTGAACACATGCCGTTAATCATCAATAAGTTTCTTGAGCAGCACTCTAATGCTGTTTTTTGTCAGGTATCTAAACCTGTCATGCAACACCTGCATAATGAGCACAAGTATTACGGTACTCAGATGGGCTCTCAATCTACCGTTGATTTAGAAAACTGGAACCTCAAAGGTAAGAAAAAACAGGTTATCCGAACCGCCGTGAATCAGGCGATAAAAAGTGGCGTTGAAGTGCATGAGTCGCGCTGTGAAGATCACACCCGAGAAATCTCTGAAAAATGGCTGAAGACACGTAAAATAAAAGGCCAAGAGATTCGCTTTTTGATCCGCCCTATGAATATGACTTACACCGAGGGTGTTCGATACTTTTACGCATACGTAGATGGCAACCCAGTCGGATTTGTCTTCTTTGACCCTATATATGAAAACAATCAAGTTATCAGCTATGTGCCCAACATCTCACGCTCAAATGTAGAGTTCAACCAAGGCTTGTTTTACACCATTATGAGCCACGCGATGGAAATTTTTCAGGCAGAAGGGATTAAGCAGCTCGATTTAGGCTTTATACCGGCTAGCATGGCCAAAGACGACGAAGCCCAAGAAAGTTGGTGGATAAAAAAAGCGCTGCGCTTATGTTATGAACACGGTGGCTTTATGTATAACTTTAAAGGCATCGAGTTCACTAAGTCTAGATTTAGAGGGCAGGTTGATCGCACTTATATCTGCCATAAACGCGCGGTACCCGTCTTTGATTTTGTTGGCATGTTTAATATATTAAATGTGTTCTAG
- a CDS encoding PEP-CTERM sorting domain-containing protein: MIKQLVAGFGALALAAGANASLIQNGDFENGLTGWGTTNLIGGGVSVITDPENSSNHIARLDDPSGFGTELLWQTFYVPADVESITVSFDYKFVEEDTTRWFTDTAWAKLFKLDEDTFLDIDVLVHTHKDSNGWVSFSGTIDTSTIYDFNPNAKIQFGIWESISHRTDSSLYVDNISIADTFPDVSVSVPEPSALMLMGLGLVGFGLSRKRASK, encoded by the coding sequence ATGATTAAGCAATTAGTAGCAGGTTTCGGTGCTCTAGCGCTGGCAGCTGGTGCAAACGCCTCACTGATACAGAATGGCGACTTTGAAAATGGACTTACTGGGTGGGGAACAACCAACCTTATAGGCGGTGGTGTTTCTGTTATCACAGACCCTGAAAACAGCAGTAACCATATTGCTCGTTTAGATGATCCAAGTGGGTTTGGAACTGAGCTTTTGTGGCAGACGTTTTATGTTCCTGCTGATGTGGAAAGCATCACTGTATCGTTCGACTACAAGTTTGTAGAAGAAGATACTACGCGCTGGTTTACTGATACTGCATGGGCAAAGCTTTTTAAACTAGACGAAGATACATTCTTAGATATCGACGTATTGGTTCACACCCATAAAGATTCAAATGGCTGGGTTTCGTTCTCTGGAACGATAGATACTTCTACTATCTACGACTTTAACCCAAATGCAAAAATTCAGTTTGGTATTTGGGAGAGTATCTCTCACAGAACTGACTCTTCATTATATGTTGATAACATCTCAATTGCAGATACCTTTCCAGATGTAAGTGTATCTGTTCCTGAGCCTTCTGCATTAATGCTAATGGGCCTAGGCTTAGTTGGTTTTGGTTTAAGCCGCAAGCGCGCTTCTAAGTAG
- a CDS encoding DEAD/DEAH box helicase: MLTELSLHSHLNEATQALGFETATQVQERAIPLVLDNKDLLVSAATGSGKTVAFLLPILHRILAKQAEPKAIRALVLVPVRELADQIVKAGAALAQFTDLNLLSVTGGKDFKVQERALKRLPDVVVATPGRLIEHLENESLSLSEIDVLVLDEADRMLDMGFQSDVLNVMKYCTTEHQTLLFSATLPSVIRRFAEEILNEPESVLVHHHRQQHGAILQQIVLADDVDHKEKLLRWLLDNETYEKAIVFTNSKTLAARLDGLMRYHKFRAAQLHGDIQQKGRQATIESFRSGKVNVLIATDLAARGLDVGGIDLVINFDMPRKGDAYVHRIGRTGRAGAEGKSISLIAQPEWNLMSSIERYLKVRFERKVIKELAATYKGPKKLKASGKAASSKKKKKSADKGKLKVKKVKKTKKS, encoded by the coding sequence ATGCTAACCGAATTATCGCTCCACTCGCACTTGAACGAGGCAACTCAAGCGCTGGGTTTTGAGACGGCTACACAGGTACAGGAAAGAGCGATCCCGCTTGTATTAGACAATAAAGACCTTCTGGTCAGTGCCGCAACGGGTAGCGGTAAAACGGTTGCATTTCTGCTACCTATTTTGCATCGTATTTTAGCTAAACAGGCTGAGCCGAAAGCGATTCGCGCGTTAGTGCTGGTGCCGGTAAGAGAGTTAGCAGACCAGATTGTTAAAGCCGGTGCTGCGTTAGCCCAGTTTACCGACCTAAACCTGCTAAGTGTTACCGGCGGAAAAGATTTTAAAGTACAGGAGCGCGCATTAAAACGCCTACCGGATGTTGTTGTAGCGACCCCTGGCCGTTTGATTGAACACTTGGAAAATGAATCTTTAAGCCTGTCTGAGATTGATGTATTGGTGTTAGATGAAGCCGACCGTATGTTGGACATGGGGTTTCAAAGTGACGTGCTTAATGTGATGAAGTACTGTACTACTGAACATCAAACGCTGCTTTTTTCGGCGACTTTACCCAGCGTTATTCGACGGTTTGCAGAAGAAATCCTCAATGAACCAGAGTCCGTGTTGGTGCATCACCATCGCCAGCAACATGGGGCTATCCTGCAGCAGATCGTTTTGGCCGATGATGTTGACCACAAAGAAAAGCTATTGCGTTGGTTGTTAGATAACGAAACCTACGAAAAAGCGATTGTGTTTACTAATTCAAAAACACTGGCTGCACGGCTTGATGGTTTAATGCGTTACCATAAGTTTCGCGCGGCCCAGTTGCATGGCGATATCCAGCAAAAAGGCCGTCAAGCGACTATTGAGTCATTCCGTAGTGGCAAGGTTAATGTGTTAATTGCCACAGACCTTGCAGCCCGAGGTCTAGACGTAGGTGGCATCGATCTGGTTATTAACTTTGATATGCCTCGTAAAGGTGATGCCTATGTACATCGTATAGGGCGAACGGGCCGTGCGGGTGCAGAGGGTAAGTCTATTTCGCTTATCGCTCAACCAGAATGGAACTTAATGTCGTCGATTGAGCGCTATTTGAAAGTGAGGTTTGAACGTAAGGTTATTAAAGAGTTGGCCGCGACCTACAAAGGCCCGAAAAAACTTAAAGCTTCAGGTAAGGCCGCGAGTAGCAAGAAAAAGAAAAAGTCTGCGGACAAAGGCAAACTGAAAGTCAAAAAAGTTAAAAAGACAAAAAAGAGTTAA
- a CDS encoding hybrid sensor histidine kinase/response regulator: MKFSTRIGSFTLIASLIPLCLAIGLSLWLTSSHTIKLTLSSVEGELASRSEQLNGFFRERQSEISLLASLPLLKNESFEQSLPYLQQELLRQPNIFEKFILGDANGYFRNTSGGNPHQTMLRTFDDSNPTSQPKSIKNRDYWQFTVAKPRPESSPTYTSNPMISFTTGVKQIVVAATVRDQHNNVKGLIAGSLPWALIEAQLNSIKAGIFSHYPNAQFAMLSGDGTYWYHWNKNKVIRVLKDEYGNIIKTHSGEKASQLTNIIHENDPDLKAIGRSILSGESGYKTYRNEKTGELDYAVYTPIGSTGYSLLLSVPKHEILAPVSQMIALMLTLLLVAIALSIFVSYILSKELSSPVVTLKEALQKFNPEGSEKLNLTSNITEFQSLIDTFESTAEMVQKRDQSRNVDLYRANQELKVEKEIAERANAAKSEFLANMSHEIRTPMNAITGMANLCLLTDLNDVQKAYLHKLKSASGTLLALINDILDFSKIEAGKLDIEDIPFNLNELIDNLANVVAVNAEEKGVEFIIKNDLETPHHLLGDPLRVNQILVNLCSNALKFTDKGEVIVAIRPVKKDLYNVTLEISVRDSGIGMPPEKLKHLFDEFYQTDSTTTRKYGGTGLGLAITKKLIDIMGGNISVASTENKGSEFIVTLPFEISQQKQIDYQQFANQLKDKRILVADDNAHAREIFSETLKRFGCNVDTAINGTQALEKCKQNNYDLILLDWNMPDLDGLETFRQLKLISQKMPAVIMASAHAHQRVVSEARDIGIEKFLTKPIKNSILFDSVAQILVGQTDPESMLDSNTSEPLKDKISSEVQGAHILVVDDILVNREIASALLTEAGFKVSTAVNGQQALDTLEKETYDLILMDVQMPVMDGYEATRKIRRNPEYKELPIIAMTANAMVGDKEKCIAAGMNDHIAKPIDLDSMLATINQWLRKVEKAAE; encoded by the coding sequence ATGAAATTTAGTACCCGCATCGGTTCTTTTACCCTAATAGCTAGCCTCATTCCTTTATGCTTAGCCATAGGCCTCAGCTTATGGCTTACGTCGAGTCACACCATCAAGTTAACACTCAGCAGCGTAGAAGGTGAATTAGCGTCACGTAGCGAGCAGTTAAACGGCTTTTTTAGAGAACGACAGAGCGAAATTAGCTTATTGGCGTCACTCCCTTTGCTCAAAAACGAGTCTTTTGAGCAGTCCTTACCTTATTTACAACAAGAGCTGTTACGACAACCCAATATCTTTGAAAAATTTATTCTAGGTGACGCCAACGGCTACTTTAGAAATACTTCTGGGGGTAACCCTCATCAGACGATGCTACGCACATTTGACGACAGCAATCCAACATCACAGCCTAAGTCAATTAAGAATAGAGATTACTGGCAATTCACAGTGGCTAAACCTCGCCCTGAATCATCACCAACTTACACATCTAACCCCATGATTTCGTTCACCACAGGGGTTAAGCAAATAGTCGTAGCAGCAACTGTGCGTGACCAACATAACAACGTAAAAGGGCTTATTGCTGGGTCTTTACCTTGGGCGCTCATTGAAGCACAGCTCAACTCGATTAAAGCAGGCATATTCTCACATTACCCTAATGCTCAATTTGCTATGCTGTCCGGGGACGGAACCTATTGGTACCACTGGAATAAAAATAAAGTTATTCGCGTTTTAAAAGACGAATATGGCAATATAATCAAAACGCACTCAGGTGAGAAAGCATCCCAATTAACCAACATTATTCATGAAAATGACCCCGACTTGAAAGCCATAGGACGCTCAATTCTATCAGGCGAATCCGGTTATAAAACCTACCGTAATGAAAAAACAGGGGAGCTCGATTACGCGGTCTATACCCCTATAGGCTCGACAGGGTACTCGTTATTGCTATCGGTACCTAAGCACGAAATACTCGCTCCCGTTTCTCAAATGATCGCGCTAATGCTGACGCTCCTTTTAGTCGCTATCGCCTTAAGTATTTTTGTGTCATATATTTTGTCAAAAGAGCTTTCCTCACCCGTCGTCACCCTAAAGGAAGCATTGCAGAAATTTAACCCTGAGGGGAGTGAGAAATTAAACTTAACCTCTAACATAACCGAATTTCAATCGTTAATAGATACCTTCGAAAGCACCGCCGAAATGGTTCAAAAGCGAGATCAAAGCCGTAATGTTGATCTTTATAGAGCGAATCAAGAACTCAAAGTTGAAAAAGAAATAGCCGAGCGCGCGAACGCAGCCAAAAGTGAGTTTTTGGCTAATATGAGCCATGAAATAAGAACCCCTATGAACGCCATAACCGGGATGGCAAATCTTTGCTTATTAACCGACTTAAACGATGTCCAGAAAGCTTATTTACATAAGCTAAAGTCTGCATCGGGTACGTTGCTCGCATTGATCAACGATATTCTTGATTTTTCGAAAATTGAAGCAGGGAAACTTGATATCGAAGATATTCCCTTCAATCTTAATGAGCTGATCGATAACCTGGCGAATGTAGTCGCGGTCAACGCCGAAGAAAAAGGGGTTGAATTCATCATTAAAAATGACCTAGAAACGCCGCACCACCTTCTTGGGGACCCGCTACGAGTTAACCAAATTCTGGTCAACCTATGCTCAAACGCTTTAAAGTTTACCGATAAAGGGGAAGTCATAGTCGCTATTCGCCCCGTCAAGAAAGATTTATACAACGTCACACTCGAGATCAGTGTTCGGGATTCTGGTATTGGTATGCCTCCAGAGAAACTCAAACACCTATTCGATGAGTTCTATCAAACAGACTCGACAACCACCCGAAAATATGGAGGTACTGGCCTTGGTTTAGCCATCACTAAAAAACTCATTGATATTATGGGCGGCAATATCTCAGTAGCAAGCACTGAAAATAAAGGTTCTGAGTTCATTGTCACCCTACCTTTTGAAATATCCCAACAAAAGCAGATAGATTATCAGCAGTTTGCCAATCAACTTAAAGATAAACGCATTCTTGTAGCTGACGATAACGCCCATGCCAGAGAAATTTTCTCTGAGACACTTAAACGATTTGGCTGTAATGTCGACACGGCCATTAATGGCACTCAGGCACTCGAAAAATGCAAACAGAATAACTATGACCTGATTCTTCTCGACTGGAACATGCCTGACTTAGACGGCTTAGAAACGTTCAGACAACTAAAGTTAATATCACAAAAAATGCCCGCCGTCATCATGGCAAGCGCTCATGCACACCAACGCGTCGTCTCTGAAGCAAGAGATATTGGTATTGAAAAGTTTTTAACAAAACCCATTAAAAACTCAATTCTTTTTGATAGTGTCGCACAGATTCTCGTTGGGCAAACCGACCCCGAAAGCATGCTCGACTCAAATACGTCTGAGCCGCTTAAAGATAAAATAAGCAGTGAAGTCCAAGGCGCCCATATTTTGGTAGTCGACGATATTTTAGTCAACCGAGAAATAGCCAGCGCGCTATTAACTGAAGCAGGCTTTAAAGTATCTACCGCGGTAAACGGCCAGCAGGCCTTAGATACATTAGAGAAAGAAACATATGATCTAATATTAATGGATGTTCAAATGCCCGTGATGGATGGCTATGAGGCCACACGAAAAATAAGGCGTAATCCAGAGTATAAAGAACTGCCGATTATTGCCATGACCGCTAACGCCATGGTCGGTGATAAAGAGAAATGCATTGCCGCAGGTATGAACGACCACATAGCGAAACCGATTGACCTTGATAGCATGCTAGCCACCATAAATCAGTGGCTACGCAAGGTCGAAAAGGCGGCTGAATAA